In Thermocrinis minervae, a single genomic region encodes these proteins:
- a CDS encoding tRNA (adenine-N1)-methyltransferase: protein MFKEGDYILIVYGDKRFLKRLSKGFSLNVKDAVLKFEDVVGKEEGSKVGDFYLFRPTVEEIILYGFKRKTQIIYPKDAFYIAYTLGLDKSKRVLEFGTGSGALTTVLSLLGGEVWTFEASENFYKLALSNWEAFGLCKEVKHFNMDFMQAELEEEFFDAAFVDVREPWHYLEKLHKVLKKGARCGFLLPTTNQVSTLLKNLQGLFSDVTVLEILHRYYKTNPDRLRPEDRMVAHTGYLIFCRKIT, encoded by the coding sequence ATGTTTAAGGAAGGTGATTACATCCTTATAGTCTACGGAGACAAAAGATTCTTAAAAAGACTAAGTAAAGGCTTCAGCCTTAACGTAAAGGATGCAGTCTTGAAATTCGAGGATGTGGTAGGAAAGGAAGAAGGGAGCAAAGTAGGAGATTTTTACCTATTTAGACCAACGGTAGAAGAGATAATTCTGTACGGTTTTAAGAGAAAAACTCAGATAATCTATCCGAAGGATGCCTTCTACATAGCTTACACCCTTGGTTTGGACAAGAGTAAGAGGGTACTAGAGTTTGGAACTGGAAGCGGAGCCCTTACGACTGTACTTTCTCTACTCGGAGGTGAGGTGTGGACCTTTGAGGCTTCTGAGAATTTCTATAAGCTAGCCCTTAGCAACTGGGAAGCTTTTGGTCTTTGTAAGGAGGTAAAGCACTTTAACATGGACTTTATGCAAGCAGAGTTGGAAGAAGAGTTTTTTGACGCTGCCTTTGTAGACGTAAGAGAACCATGGCACTACCTTGAAAAGCTTCACAAAGTACTAAAGAAGGGAGCAAGGTGTGGATTCTTACTCCCTACAACAAACCAAGTTAGCACCCTTCTTAAAAACCTACAGGGTTTATTCTCGGATGTGACAGTCCTCGAGATACTCCACAGGTACTACAAAACAAACCCAGATAGACTAAGGCCCGAAGACAGGATGGTAGCCCACACGGGCTATCTTATATTCTGCAGGAAGATAACGTAG
- the rsmG gene encoding 16S rRNA (guanine(527)-N(7))-methyltransferase RsmG produces the protein MHTKELIKEVFSRNGFQLNQQQIDLFYVYLQELKRWNKVHNLTSIEEDHLIVVRHFLDSISLSLCFEEKSIRVDGLSVCDVGSGAGFPGVPLKIFYGDRINLTLIESVHKKCSFLEYLKVKLSLDYEVLCTRAEKVERTFDLVVCRALGKLEDILELLRRLSSRYIFIMKGSEVPTGFDYCRISLPDIKESYVIFLQNIR, from the coding sequence ATACATACTAAGGAGCTTATAAAGGAGGTCTTTTCAAGGAACGGCTTTCAGCTTAATCAACAGCAAATAGACCTTTTCTACGTATACCTCCAAGAGTTGAAAAGATGGAACAAGGTTCATAACTTAACCTCCATAGAAGAAGATCATCTCATAGTGGTAAGACACTTTTTAGACTCGATCAGTCTTAGCCTTTGTTTTGAGGAGAAGTCCATACGCGTAGATGGCCTTTCTGTCTGTGATGTGGGTAGCGGAGCTGGCTTTCCAGGTGTACCCTTAAAGATATTCTACGGCGACAGGATAAACCTTACTTTAATAGAGAGCGTTCATAAGAAGTGTTCCTTCTTGGAGTACCTTAAGGTAAAGCTCTCTTTGGACTATGAGGTCCTCTGTACAAGGGCCGAGAAGGTAGAAAGGACTTTTGACCTAGTGGTCTGTAGGGCTCTAGGGAAGCTTGAAGATATACTTGAGCTTCTGAGGAGACTGTCAAGTAGGTACATATTCATAATGAAGGGGTCTGAAGTTCCCACGGGCTTTGATTATTGCAGAATAAGCCTGCCTGACATAAAGGAAAGCTACGTTATCTTCCTGCAGAATATAAGATAG
- a CDS encoding SCO family protein, translated as MSRFNFLFVFTFLMILWSCQKPYKFYGHVVDLPAYDFELTNQDGKREKLSQLLGKDKVALIFFGYTNCPDVCPDTLQRLATMYKKLSPEEQKRVKVIFISVDPERDTPQQLKGYVPFFNPNFMGFTGTPDEIRNVAKEYKVYYRKVENSGSAVGYLVDHTASVYLVTPDMKIKAIYTPGKQDPDKMAEDLRYILRSL; from the coding sequence ATGAGTAGGTTTAACTTTCTCTTTGTCTTTACCTTCCTTATGATTCTCTGGTCTTGTCAAAAGCCCTACAAGTTCTACGGTCATGTGGTGGATCTGCCCGCGTATGACTTTGAGCTTACCAACCAGGATGGCAAGAGGGAGAAGCTTTCCCAACTCCTGGGCAAGGATAAAGTTGCCCTCATATTCTTCGGCTACACCAACTGTCCAGACGTATGCCCCGATACACTTCAAAGGCTCGCAACCATGTACAAAAAGTTGTCCCCTGAGGAGCAAAAGAGAGTTAAGGTAATATTCATAAGCGTTGACCCAGAAAGGGACACACCGCAGCAGCTAAAAGGCTACGTACCCTTTTTCAATCCTAACTTCATGGGCTTTACTGGAACCCCTGATGAGATAAGAAATGTGGCAAAGGAGTACAAAGTCTACTACAGGAAGGTAGAAAACAGCGGTTCTGCCGTGGGCTACTTGGTGGACCATACGGCTAGCGTCTACCTAGTCACTCCAGATATGAAGATAAAGGCAATCTACACACCAGGTAAGCAGGATCCTGATAAGATGGCGGAGGATCTGCGATACATACTAAGGAGCTTATAA
- a CDS encoding ribonuclease H-like YkuK family protein, producing MPQYSDVEEVKRFIRETSKQTAVYVGCDSRQLKDKTLFVTVIVVHIDSCRGAKVFWKTEKVNKIKSLRQRLMEEVSRAVLVALEIAEVVEDRPFEVHLDINPNPEHGSSIIIKEAIGYVLAQGLKPVVKPRSIAASTVADYITAFGG from the coding sequence ATGCCCCAGTACAGCGACGTGGAAGAGGTCAAAAGGTTTATAAGAGAAACCTCAAAGCAGACAGCCGTTTACGTGGGTTGTGATTCAAGGCAGTTGAAGGACAAGACCCTATTTGTGACAGTTATCGTGGTTCATATAGATTCATGTAGGGGAGCTAAGGTCTTCTGGAAGACGGAGAAGGTTAACAAGATAAAGTCTCTAAGGCAGAGACTTATGGAAGAGGTAAGCAGGGCCGTCCTTGTAGCCTTGGAGATAGCGGAAGTGGTGGAAGACAGACCCTTTGAGGTACACCTAGACATAAACCCTAACCCTGAGCACGGTTCAAGCATCATAATAAAGGAAGCCATAGGTTACGTTCTTGCTCAGGGTTTAAAACCTGTGGTCAAGCCAAGGTCTATAGCAGCGTCCACAGTTGCTGACTACATAACAGCCTTTGGTGGTTAA
- the cmk gene encoding (d)CMP kinase yields the protein MKIAVDGPAASGKSSVARELSKILNLPYLETGKVYRLFAYIASQNKVKYPLSLFNEDFDVVFDIGITRVFYRGKELSEELYTEEVSTEASKLASLPELREKMIEFFRALVGQRQVVAEGRDVGTHIFPNADIKFFITADPRERARRRYKDLVSKGIKVTYEEVLKSIVERDKRDSERPLYPFRPAEDAIIVDTTNKTLEEVVKEILSYILQKHEAEGTI from the coding sequence ATGAAGATAGCTGTGGATGGACCTGCAGCTAGTGGTAAAAGCTCAGTAGCTAGAGAGCTATCTAAGATTTTAAACCTACCGTATCTTGAAACGGGTAAGGTCTATAGGCTGTTCGCTTATATAGCATCCCAGAATAAGGTAAAATACCCCCTTTCCTTGTTTAACGAAGATTTTGATGTGGTCTTTGACATAGGCATAACTAGAGTCTTTTACAGAGGTAAAGAGTTGTCTGAGGAGCTTTACACTGAAGAGGTAAGTACAGAGGCTTCCAAGCTTGCATCTCTGCCGGAGCTAAGAGAGAAGATGATAGAGTTCTTTAGGGCCTTGGTGGGACAGAGGCAGGTCGTAGCAGAGGGAAGGGACGTAGGTACACATATATTCCCAAACGCAGACATAAAGTTCTTCATAACGGCAGATCCACGTGAAAGGGCAAGGAGGAGGTACAAAGACCTTGTAAGCAAAGGCATTAAGGTAACATATGAAGAGGTTTTAAAGAGCATAGTAGAGAGGGACAAGAGAGACAGTGAAAGACCCCTTTATCCTTTCAGGCCTGCCGAGGATGCCATAATCGTAGACACTACCAACAAGACCCTTGAGGAGGTTGTAAAGGAGATCTTGAGCTATATATTACAAAAGCATGAAGCTGAAGGAACTATCTGA
- a CDS encoding bis-aminopropyl spermidine synthase family protein, which produces MLKVLAQLAQKAREISQVRLYKKNVERVLSALLVSGDFWELVDMSDLPVPAASGIVRVLVEEGLAFIDDEENIRLTQKGLDLVKELGIEPYVDYTCQACEGRGIPFYANIEFYREFLQVTKERPKAIRDYDQGSVTPETTVTRVLFMDSRGDLRNKEIVVLGAEDDLTGLAVALFRKAKRVLILDIDKRLIDFDNAIFKELGIDNAEAIVWDLRKPLDSSMLGKFDVFVSDPPETIPAFRAFIGRGIATLKEDGGVGYFGLTLRDSSVFRWRDFQIALTTEFGVAITDIVQDFNHYITWDYHAETKAAEIAPVKRFPEGIWYRSAWYRIEALPGFKRWNEPISDDVFYLDEEGSTT; this is translated from the coding sequence GTGTTGAAAGTTCTAGCGCAGCTAGCTCAAAAAGCAAGAGAGATTAGTCAGGTTAGGCTTTACAAGAAAAACGTGGAAAGGGTACTTTCTGCATTGCTTGTCAGCGGTGATTTTTGGGAGTTGGTTGACATGTCTGACCTTCCTGTACCTGCAGCTTCGGGAATAGTAAGGGTGCTAGTAGAGGAAGGTCTTGCCTTTATAGATGATGAAGAGAACATAAGGCTTACACAAAAGGGGCTAGACCTAGTTAAAGAACTGGGTATAGAACCCTACGTGGACTACACTTGTCAAGCATGTGAGGGTAGAGGTATACCCTTCTACGCCAACATAGAGTTCTACAGGGAATTCCTGCAAGTAACCAAAGAAAGACCTAAGGCAATAAGAGACTATGACCAGGGTTCAGTTACTCCAGAGACTACGGTTACCAGGGTTCTGTTCATGGATTCAAGGGGAGATCTGAGAAACAAGGAAATAGTAGTTCTCGGCGCTGAGGACGACCTAACAGGTCTAGCAGTTGCCCTGTTTAGGAAGGCGAAGAGGGTACTGATCTTAGATATAGACAAAAGACTCATAGACTTTGACAATGCCATATTCAAGGAGTTGGGCATAGACAACGCAGAAGCCATAGTTTGGGATCTTAGAAAACCCTTAGATAGCAGTATGCTGGGTAAGTTTGATGTGTTCGTATCAGACCCCCCAGAAACCATACCGGCCTTTAGGGCCTTCATAGGCAGAGGAATAGCGACTCTCAAAGAAGATGGAGGAGTAGGATACTTCGGCCTCACCCTAAGAGATTCATCCGTGTTCAGATGGAGAGACTTTCAGATAGCCCTAACCACAGAGTTTGGAGTTGCCATAACCGACATAGTCCAAGACTTTAACCACTACATAACCTGGGATTACCATGCAGAGACTAAGGCAGCAGAGATAGCTCCAGTAAAAAGGTTCCCTGAAGGCATATGGTATAGGTCTGCCTGGTACAGGATAGAGGCACTACCTGGCTTTAAGAGGTGGAACGAACCCATATCGGATGATGTTTTCTACCTTGATGAGGAAGGTTCTACCACTTGA
- the gyrB gene encoding DNA topoisomerase (ATP-hydrolyzing) subunit B produces MKQAGEYKAQDIKAVTGLEHVRLRPSMYIGDVGERGLHHLLWEILDNAVDEHMAGHADHISVIIHPDNSVTVEDNGRGIPVDVHPETKIPALEMVFTMLGAGGKFDKKVYKYSGGLHGVGASVVNALSEWLVVEVYRDGKIYKQEYRRGKPITPVKEIGTTTKRGTKVTFKPDPEIFETTKIKFDIVERRIRELAYLNPDCTFRLVDERTNKDLTFRFKKGIEELVLFLASGKEPLINKVIRIKGEKEGVVVDIAFTYTKDYKESIESFVNNIKTVEGGTHVTGFRSGLTKAVMKLLPTVKLQKELKETITGEDLREGLVAVVACKVMEPQFEGQTKTKLGNQNVKNIVESIVYEQLSQYLEKDRETLRLIVEKAVEAALAREAAKKAKELVRRKSPLEDTTLPGKLADCSERDPEKCELFIVEGESAGGSAKQGRDRRFQAILPLRGKILNVEKARLDKVFSNEEIKAIVSSLGCGVGEDIDLSKLRYHKIILMTDADVDGSHIRTLLFTFFYRFMPKLIEAGHLYVAQPPLYRVKKGKQVFYLKDDKEMESFLFNHIQKEGKLITQDKKTLEGEDLIKLLKQIKEVQESYTLMAKKKGQDVLDVLLELKFKEEDLRNSSELRSKIKLLEEKLPNYKIDLKYDEYESAYEIHLLDPHTNRSIIIDVDFLSSLSYKNILNGISVKCPCEVYISSKTSTVNDVLKLVDIMIDLAKSSFEIQRYKGLGEMNPEQLWETTMNPKTRRLLRVTIEDAAEADRIFSILMGEEVEPRREFIELYAKEVKNLDV; encoded by the coding sequence ATGAAGCAAGCTGGAGAATACAAAGCTCAAGACATAAAAGCCGTCACAGGCTTAGAGCACGTAAGATTACGCCCCTCTATGTACATAGGAGACGTAGGGGAGAGGGGTCTTCACCACCTTCTGTGGGAGATCCTTGACAACGCCGTAGACGAGCATATGGCAGGCCATGCAGATCATATTTCCGTTATCATACACCCAGACAACTCCGTAACTGTTGAAGACAACGGAAGGGGTATACCGGTAGATGTACATCCCGAGACGAAGATACCAGCGCTTGAGATGGTCTTTACCATGCTAGGCGCCGGTGGAAAGTTTGATAAAAAAGTGTACAAGTACTCGGGCGGTCTTCACGGCGTGGGAGCTTCCGTAGTCAACGCTCTGTCTGAATGGTTGGTGGTAGAAGTCTACCGAGATGGAAAGATATATAAACAAGAGTACAGGCGTGGGAAACCCATAACTCCAGTAAAAGAAATAGGGACCACCACCAAAAGGGGGACAAAGGTAACCTTTAAACCAGACCCAGAGATCTTTGAAACCACGAAGATAAAGTTTGACATTGTGGAAAGGAGAATAAGGGAACTGGCATACCTTAATCCGGACTGTACCTTTAGACTAGTAGACGAAAGAACCAACAAGGACTTAACCTTTAGGTTCAAGAAGGGTATAGAAGAGCTCGTGCTCTTCTTAGCAAGTGGGAAGGAACCTCTCATAAACAAGGTGATAAGGATAAAAGGTGAAAAGGAAGGCGTAGTAGTAGACATAGCCTTTACCTACACGAAAGATTACAAGGAGTCTATAGAGAGTTTTGTGAACAACATAAAGACAGTGGAAGGGGGTACTCACGTAACGGGTTTTAGAAGTGGTCTCACAAAGGCGGTCATGAAGCTTCTTCCCACTGTAAAGCTTCAGAAAGAGTTGAAAGAAACAATAACGGGTGAAGATCTCAGGGAAGGACTTGTAGCTGTGGTCGCCTGCAAAGTTATGGAACCCCAGTTTGAAGGACAAACCAAAACGAAGCTTGGAAACCAAAACGTCAAAAACATAGTAGAGTCCATAGTGTACGAGCAGCTTTCACAGTACCTTGAAAAAGACAGAGAGACTCTCAGGCTTATAGTGGAGAAGGCTGTTGAAGCAGCTCTAGCAAGGGAAGCAGCAAAGAAGGCAAAGGAACTTGTAAGAAGGAAATCACCTCTCGAGGACACCACCCTACCTGGTAAGCTAGCAGACTGTTCCGAAAGAGATCCAGAGAAGTGTGAACTCTTTATAGTTGAAGGTGAGTCCGCAGGTGGATCTGCTAAACAGGGAAGGGACAGAAGGTTCCAGGCCATACTTCCCCTAAGGGGTAAGATACTAAACGTGGAAAAGGCCAGGTTGGACAAGGTCTTTTCCAACGAAGAGATAAAGGCTATAGTAAGCTCCCTAGGATGTGGAGTTGGAGAAGACATAGATCTTTCCAAACTGCGTTATCACAAGATCATACTGATGACGGATGCAGACGTAGACGGCTCACATATAAGGACTTTGCTGTTTACCTTCTTCTATCGCTTTATGCCAAAGCTCATAGAGGCTGGCCATCTTTACGTGGCACAACCACCCCTTTACCGCGTAAAGAAAGGTAAGCAAGTCTTCTATCTGAAAGATGACAAAGAAATGGAAAGCTTTCTGTTTAACCACATACAGAAGGAAGGAAAACTGATAACGCAGGACAAAAAAACTCTAGAGGGCGAAGACCTTATAAAGCTGCTAAAACAGATAAAGGAAGTTCAGGAATCTTATACACTCATGGCAAAGAAGAAAGGACAAGACGTCCTAGATGTACTCTTGGAATTAAAGTTTAAAGAGGAAGACCTGAGAAATTCTTCAGAGTTAAGGAGTAAAATAAAGCTTCTTGAAGAAAAACTCCCCAACTACAAAATAGATTTAAAGTACGACGAGTACGAATCTGCTTATGAAATCCACCTCCTGGATCCTCACACCAACAGAAGTATCATCATAGATGTGGACTTTCTCTCCTCCCTGAGCTACAAAAACATCCTTAATGGCATATCTGTAAAATGCCCATGTGAAGTTTATATAAGCAGTAAAACTTCCACTGTGAACGATGTTCTAAAGCTGGTAGACATCATGATAGATCTAGCAAAATCTAGCTTTGAGATACAGAGGTACAAAGGTCTCGGAGAGATGAACCCCGAACAGCTATGGGAAACTACCATGAATCCAAAGACAAGAAGGCTTCTTAGGGTCACCATAGAGGACGCCGCTGAAGCAGACAGAATATTCTCCATACTCATGGGAGAAGAGGTAGAGCCAAGAAGGGAGTTCATAGAGCTCTACGCTAAAGAGGTAAAGAATCTTGACGTGTAA
- a CDS encoding universal stress protein, which translates to MYQRILVGLDPSHPSLYEYAFLLGSILNIPVVGIYVLDTRLLKEVLLEDLISSLGLAPKTDLYSTVKEFMEAQADLVLDSFLSLGRQRGVKVSSFQTEGVPYEEIVKQADQEDLIVVGKRSRKVIEGLMLGSTSERVVRLAKCDVLVVPHTKRDLKRLGVAYDSSQKARKALEVVQKLADLLKAELTGLYVGDAYTEELPTFIEVRKGIPEEEIVKFCEEKNLDLLVMGAFSKSGIKELILGSTTHFVLSHAKIPLLLVK; encoded by the coding sequence ATGTACCAAAGGATACTTGTAGGGCTTGATCCTTCTCATCCAAGTTTATACGAGTATGCTTTTTTACTTGGTAGCATCTTAAACATACCAGTGGTAGGTATTTACGTACTAGACACAAGGCTTTTGAAGGAAGTCCTTTTGGAAGACCTTATAAGCTCGCTAGGTCTTGCACCCAAAACAGATCTTTACTCCACAGTAAAGGAGTTTATGGAAGCTCAGGCAGACTTGGTGTTAGACAGCTTTCTATCTCTAGGCAGACAGAGGGGTGTTAAGGTGTCTTCCTTCCAAACTGAAGGTGTACCTTACGAGGAAATAGTAAAACAAGCCGATCAAGAGGACCTCATCGTAGTAGGTAAAAGGTCCAGGAAAGTGATAGAGGGTCTTATGCTAGGCTCCACTTCTGAAAGGGTTGTAAGGCTCGCCAAATGTGACGTTCTCGTAGTACCACATACAAAGAGGGATCTGAAAAGATTGGGTGTAGCCTACGATAGTAGCCAGAAAGCAAGAAAAGCCTTAGAAGTAGTTCAGAAGCTTGCAGACTTACTTAAGGCCGAACTTACTGGTCTTTATGTAGGAGATGCGTACACAGAAGAATTACCTACCTTCATAGAGGTCAGGAAGGGTATACCAGAAGAGGAGATAGTAAAGTTCTGTGAGGAGAAAAACCTTGACCTCCTTGTAATGGGAGCCTTCTCTAAGAGTGGCATCAAAGAACTTATCCTTGGAAGTACTACCCACTTTGTGCTTAGCCATGCTAAAATACCTTTACTGCTTGTAAAATAG
- the rsmI gene encoding 16S rRNA (cytidine(1402)-2'-O)-methyltransferase has protein sequence MGKLYVIATPIGNLGDITYRAIEILKKVNFIACEDTRRTMILLNHYGIKDKKLLSYYEPKESLQVPKILKLLEKEDVALVSDAGMPSISDPGYKLIKQCIQKNIPVEVIPGPSAVTTALVGSGLPTDRFLFVGFLPKKGLEGYLEELKTCTDTTIIAFESPNRILKTLEVMKKVFPPQTETCVARELTKIHEEYIRGSLEDVYNQLKERGEIKGEIVLLWRL, from the coding sequence ATGGGTAAGTTGTACGTTATAGCCACTCCTATAGGTAACTTGGGTGATATTACCTACAGAGCTATTGAAATCTTAAAAAAAGTAAACTTTATAGCATGCGAGGATACAAGAAGGACTATGATACTTTTGAACCACTATGGGATCAAAGACAAAAAGCTTCTCTCCTACTACGAGCCTAAAGAAAGCCTGCAGGTGCCAAAGATTCTAAAGCTCCTTGAAAAGGAAGACGTAGCCCTTGTGTCTGACGCGGGCATGCCTTCCATATCTGATCCTGGCTACAAGCTCATAAAACAGTGTATACAGAAGAATATACCCGTTGAGGTCATACCCGGGCCAAGCGCCGTGACTACAGCACTAGTCGGCTCTGGACTACCCACAGACAGGTTCCTGTTTGTAGGATTCTTACCCAAGAAGGGTCTTGAAGGCTACCTTGAAGAGTTAAAAACATGCACGGATACAACCATAATAGCCTTTGAATCTCCCAACAGAATCCTCAAGACTCTTGAGGTCATGAAAAAAGTGTTTCCACCTCAAACGGAAACGTGCGTAGCCAGAGAGCTTACAAAGATCCACGAGGAATATATAAGGGGATCACTAGAGGATGTATACAATCAGTTAAAAGAAAGGGGAGAGATCAAGGGAGAGATTGTCCTCCTCTGGAGACTGTAA